One region of Deinococcus budaensis genomic DNA includes:
- a CDS encoding TniB family NTP-binding protein, with protein MDRNDYVRRRRFWYDETSREAVLKELFALASEPKEEGDRLTSIAIVGEANAGKTRLTRKYLELHPPTEGETGRKVPAIYVSLTLNPRVEDLSMALLRALGDLDPEGGNHRERVQRFIDLAEEAELGLTFIDEFHDASKPDPRGRARGEPFVRLVKGLMGAGQRVVPMGTEVLKEVLGTDTQLNTRFNYRRGRLKRLEKPGDIKRLMMDMAGLSEDEEDVIEDDAVMYVLEQCRGVLGHSLDLIQAALVHHGDLSVTSLETQREFLGDTLDGLV; from the coding sequence GTGGACAGGAACGACTACGTCCGCAGGCGGCGGTTCTGGTACGACGAAACCTCCCGGGAGGCCGTGCTCAAAGAACTCTTCGCCCTCGCCAGTGAGCCCAAGGAGGAAGGCGACCGTCTCACGAGCATCGCCATCGTGGGGGAGGCGAATGCCGGGAAAACCCGCCTCACCCGCAAGTACCTGGAACTGCACCCTCCCACGGAGGGGGAGACGGGCCGGAAGGTCCCCGCGATCTACGTGAGCCTGACGCTGAACCCCCGGGTGGAAGACCTGAGTATGGCCCTGCTCAGGGCCCTGGGCGACCTGGATCCCGAGGGGGGAAACCACCGTGAACGCGTACAGCGTTTCATCGACCTCGCGGAGGAAGCGGAACTGGGTCTGACGTTCATCGACGAGTTCCACGACGCCTCGAAGCCCGATCCGCGGGGCCGGGCGCGGGGTGAGCCGTTCGTCCGCCTGGTCAAGGGGCTGATGGGCGCGGGCCAGCGCGTCGTGCCCATGGGCACCGAGGTGTTGAAGGAGGTGCTGGGGACCGACACGCAGCTCAACACACGCTTCAACTACCGCCGGGGCCGCCTGAAGCGCCTCGAGAAACCGGGGGACATCAAGCGGCTGATGATGGACATGGCTGGCCTGTCGGAAGACGAGGAAGATGTCATCGAGGACGACGCCGTCATGTACGTGCTGGAGCAGTGCCGGGGGGTGCTCGGGCACTCCCTCGACCTGATCCAGGCGGCCCTGGTGCACCACGGTGACCTCAGCGTGACGTCCCTGGAGACGCAGCGGGAGTTCCTGGGGGACACCCTGGACGGCCTGGTGTAG